A stretch of the Capsicum annuum cultivar UCD-10X-F1 chromosome 8, UCD10Xv1.1, whole genome shotgun sequence genome encodes the following:
- the LOC107857208 gene encoding probable methyltransferase At1g27930, protein MQKQSHSHFKPEKSWCLIITLVGLIGGALFMSMFLKMSNNWILCSNNENTKAPRMGKNFLDDHGKNWNPQQLQLDAILHYATSRVIPQQNIDEIRISFDILKNRTPCNFLVFGLGHDSQMWASFNSRGNTLFLEEDPKWVESILKDAPFLHAETVKYRTMLSEADELVEHYHKEPDCSTKKSFLRGNHGCKLALDRLPDEVYNKEWDVIMIDAPRGYFAEAPGRMAAIYSAAVMARNRKGKGATHVFLHDVDRKVEKIYAELFLCRKYLVKGVARIWHFEIPPPSNVGNNFC, encoded by the coding sequence ATGCAGAAACAGAGTCATAGCCATTTCAAGCCAGAGAAATCATGGTGCCTCATCATAACATTAGTAGGTTTAATAGGAGGTGCACTTTTCATGTCCATGTTTCTCAAAATGTCAAACAATTGGATCTTGTGCAGCAACAACGAGAATACTAAAGCTCCAAGAATGGGAAAAAATTTTCTTGATGATCATGGCAAGAACTGGAATCCACAGCAACTACAGCTGGATGCCATATTACATTATGCAACATCACGAGTGATACCTCAACAAAATATAGATGAGATCAGAATATCTTTTGATATTCTGAAAAATCGAACTCCTTGTAATTTTCTTGTATTTGGTTTAGGCCATGATTCTCAAATGTGGGCATCATTTAATTCCCGTGGAAACACATTGTTCCTAGAAGAAGATCCGAAATGGGTGGAGAGTATACTAAAAGATGCCCCTTTCCTTCATGCTGAAACCGTGAAATATCGGACAATGTTGTCAGAGGCAGATGAGCTAGTGGAACATTACCATAAAGAACCAGATTGTTCCACCAAAAAATCATTTCTACGTGGCAACCATGGCTGTAAATTAGCATTAGATAGGTTACCCGATGAAGTTTACAATAAGGAATGGGATGTGATTATGATAGATGCACCACGAGGCTATTTTGCAGAAGCACCAGGTAGAATGGCAGCTATTTATTCAGCAGCTGTTATGGCCAGAAATAGGAAAGGGAAAGGCGCCACTCATGTTTTTTTACACGATGTGGATCGTAAGGTAGAAAAGATTTATGCTGAGCTCTTCTTGTGTAGGAAATATTTGGTCAAAGGGGTAGCAAGGATTTGGCATTTTGAGATTCCTCCACCATCTAATGTAGGAAACAACTTTTGCTAG